In Erythrobacter sp. KY5, the DNA window CCATGGGGCAGAAAGGGCTGAGCGTTGCCTTCGATCTCGCCACGCACCGTGGCTATGACAGCGACCATCCGCGCGTTGTCGGCGATGTCGGAAAGGCCGGCGTTGCGATTGACACGGTCGCGGACATGGAAATCCTGTTCGATCAGATTCCGCTCGACACCATGAGCGTGTCGATGACCATGAATGGCGCGGTGATCCCGGTGCTCGCGTTCTACATCGTCTCGGCAGAGCGTTCCGGCGTCTCTCAGGACAAGCTTTCGGGGACCATCCAGAACGACATCCTCAAGGAGTTCATGGTCCGCAACACATATATCTATCCGCCCGAACCGAGCATGCGGATTGTTTCTGACATCATCGCATATACCTCGGCCAACATGCCGAAATTCAACAGCATTTCAATCTCGGGCTATCACATGCACGAGGCCGGAGCGACGGCGGTTCAGGAGCTTGCCTTCACGATTGCTGATGGCAAGGAATATGCCGTGCGCGCGATGGAAACGGGGCTCGATATTGATGCCTTCGCCGGGCGCCTATCTTTCTTCTTCGGCATCGGAATGAACTTCTTCATGGAGATCGCCAAGCTGCGCGCTGCGCGTACGCTCTGGTACCGCGTGATGGACGGGCTTGGCGCAAAGAGCGAGCGTTCCAAGATGCTCCGCACGCACTGCCAGACGAGCGGTGTATCGCTGCAGGAGCAGGACCCCTACAACAACGTGATCCGCACCACGATCGAAGCAATGGCAGCAACTTTGGGCGGCACGCAGAGCCTGCACACCAACGCTCTCGATGAAGCCATCGCGCTCCCCACCGACTTCTCCGCGCGCATTGCGCGCAACACGCAGCTGGTGCTCCAGGAGGAAAGCGGGATTACCAATGTCGTCGATCCGCTGGGCGGCTCGCATTACATCGAGGCGTTGACCGCGACGCTGGTCGAGGAAGCGGAGAAGCTGATCGCCGTGGTCGATGAGGCAGGCGGGATGACCGCTTATGTTGCGACCGGTGCTCCCAAGGCGGCTATCGAACGCGCCGCCGCGGAAAAGCAGACCATGGTCGATCAGGGCCAAACCGTAATCGTCGGCGTCAACAAGTATCGTAAGGACGAAGAAGACCCGATTGACACGCTCGACATCGACAACGCGAAGGTGCGCAAGAGCCAGATTGCGCGGATCGAGAAAGTGCGCGCTGGCCGCGATGAGGCAGCTTGTCAGGCCGCGCTCACAGCGCTGACCGAGGCGGCTCAGACTGATCCGGTCGCAGCACGTGCAGCGCTGGGTGACGGGCGTGACGAGCGGGGCATTCCGCTGCCTCCCTCCAGGATCGCCGAAATGGAAGCCAAGGGCGAAGTGAACTTGCTCGCCAAGGCTGTCGAGGCCGCGCGCGCCGATGCCACTTTGGGCGAAATTTCAATGGCGATGGAAAAGGCTTTCGGCCGCCACGATGCGACGCCAAAGCCGGTCAGCGGCGTTTACAAGAGCGCCTACGAATTCGACCGCCGTTGGGCGCAGGTGACCGATGGTGTCGATGCGGTTGAGCGCAGGCTGGGCCGCAAGCCGAAAATAATGGTCGCGAAGATGGGTCAGGACGGCCACGATCGCGGCGCGAATGTGATCGCCAGCGCGTTCACCGACATGGGTTTCGAGGTGATCTCCGGCCCGCTGTTCCAGACACCTGAAGAAACGCGCGACATGGCGCTTGCAGCCAATGTCGACGTGATCGGAGCGTCGAGCCTTGCCGCAGGACACAAGACGCTGATCCCAGAGCTGATCCGCTTGCTAAGGGATGCCGGACGCGGCGACATCAAGGTCACCGCCGGCGGCGTAATCCCGCCGCAAGATTACGACTTCCTGCGCGAGGCGGGGGTGCAAGGCATCTACGGTCCCGGCTCAAACGTGGTCGAATGTGCGGCGGACATTCTCACACTGCTCGGCCACAACATGCCGCCACTTGGCGAAGGGCTTGATGAGGCGGCGGAGTGAGACTTTCGCGTTTTGCGGCATTCGCCGCGCTGGTACTCGCTGGTCCGCTCATCGCCGAGGAGCCATCGCCCATCTCGCTGGGCGAAGCTCATGTCGTTACCACTCACGATTCTGAACGCCGCATCAACGTGCTGCTGCCGCTCGACTACGAAGAGAGCGACAACGCATATCCGCTAGTGTTCGTTCTGGACGGGGGCGAGGCTCAGGATATCTATCTTGCGCACGGAATTCACACCTGGAACCAGCTTTGGGGACGCAGCCAGCCGGCCATCATCATCGGGGTTGAGACTGTGGACCGCCAGCGCGAATTGCTACCGCCCAGCGCTTCGCCTCAGGAGCGGGAGCGTTATCCGACCGCAGGCGAGGCTGACGCTTTTCGTCAATGGCTGATCGACGATGTCATGCCCATGGTTCGTGCTCGCTACCGCGAAAACGGTACCGCGATCCTTGTTGGCGAAAGCGCTGCAGGACATTTTGTTGCCGAAACATGGATGACGCGTCCTGAAGCATTCGACGCATACGCGGCGCTTTCACCGAGCTTGCAGTGGGACAATCAAAGCCTCTCGCGTAAGCTTTCCGGTGAGCCTCCTATTATGCGCCCTCCGCTTTTCCTTTCGCTCGCCGATGAAGGCGGCGCGACAGAAGAAGGCGCACTGCGGTTCGTGAACGCTGCGGGCGATGCTGTTTGCTTCGCCGACCGCCGGAGCAGCCACGTGCGCCACGCCAATACGATGCATCAGCTGCTGGCCGATGCGCTGCAATTCCTGTTACCGACCGATGCCGACTGGCTCGAGGAATATGGCTTCGTTGTCGAATGCAGCGAAGTGGGAGAAACTAAATGACCACTATCCGCACCGACTGGACCCGCGACGAGATCGCGGACCTGTTCGATCTGCCTTTCACTGAGCTGCTCTTCCGCGCGGCAAGTGTTCATCGCGAGAACCATCCGCCTGAGCAGATCCAGCTCTGCACGCTGCTCTCGATCAAGACCGGCGGGTGCCCGGAGGATTGCGGCTATTGCTCGCAATCGGTGAAGGCGGACAGCGGGGTCGAAGCGACCAAGCTCATGGACGTGCAGGCAGTGCTTCAGCGCGCAGCACAGGCCAAGGATGCTGGGTCCCAGCGCTTCTGCATGGGCGCGGCGTGGCGCAAGCCCAAGGATCGCGACATGCCTGCGATCGTCGAAATCGTTAAAGGCGTGCGCGACATGGGGCTGGAGACCTGCATGACGCTGGGCATGCTGAAGCCCCATCAGGCCGAAATGCTCGCCGAGGCGGGGCTCGATTATTACAACCACAATATCGACAGCAGCCCGGAATATTACGAGCGGGTCATCTCGACACGCGATTTTCAGTGCCGCCTCGACACGCTCGACCACGTGCGCAGCGCAGGGATAAACGTTTGCAGCGGAGGAATTGTGGGCATGGGTGAGGCGCGCGATGACCGCGTCGGTTTCATCCACACTCTTGCCACTCTGCCCGCGCATCCCGAAAGCGTACCCGTCAACGCGCTGGTGCCGGTAAAGGGCACGGTGCTAGGCGATATGCTTGCCGACACGCCGCTCGCCAAGATCGACGATATCGAATTCGTCCGTACGGTCGCTGTCGCGCGCATAACCATGCCCATGAGCATGGTCCGCCTCTCTGCAGGCCGCGAGAGCATGAGTGAGGCGACGCAGGCGCTTTGCTTCCTTGCCGGCGCGAACTCGATCTTCACCGGCGACAAACTGCTAACTGCACCCAATGCGGGCGATGACAGCGATGGCGCACTGTTTGCAAAACTCGGCCTTACGGCGCTTCAGGGTGAGGAGCCCGCACGCGGCTGCAAGGTGAGCGAACCGGCATAGGGACATGTCGCTGGGCTTCTCGGTCGATTCGCTTCTTCCGCGAGCGCGGGGGGGAGGGCAGTTGCGCATGGGGCTGGTCCGCCTGACCGAAGAGCAATGGCTTCAATCGGACCCTGATCTGGGGTCGAGGCGCATCGCCTTTGCCGAATGGCCTGAAGGGGTGCAACTGACGCCGGAGGCCGAAGAGCCAGGGAGCGAGTTGGCCGCGATGCTGGGCGTCGACGGCGGGCTTGCTGGGGCAGCGCTCGGCTCGCATGAGGACATGTGCCTCCTCACCAAGCGTGAAAAGGACGACCAGTATCGCCTGATCGGGGCGGCCGTGGCGTGGCCCTCCGACTGGCGCCCTGCGGACAAGATCGGTCTACCCTTGCGTGCGCTTCATGCGCCTATCGCGGGGTATGAAGAGCAACTGGCAACCGGCGTCGATCGGTTCATGGAAACGTTGAAGCCGGGCACCATCTATGGAAGGTGCAACTGGTTCATTGCCGCAACCGGTGATCGCCGCTGGCTCGAACAGCGTCCTGCGGTGGAGGCTTTCGCAGATGTAACGCCTGCCAATGCGGGTGAGACCTTGTTCGTCCGATCCGAACGCCAGACGTTGCGAAGGCTGCCGGAAACCGGAGCGATTCTGTTTACCATCGGTATTTATGTCGAACCGCTCGCGGCGCTTTCTCCCGATAACATCTCGAGACTGGCCGAGGCGGCGAAAAGCCTCGTCGCGGGTGAAGGCGACAGGCGCGGCGCTCCCGCCTATGCCGATGCTCTGGTCCGATACGCCGATCGGCTCCCGCATACTGGCGCGACGATACCGAGCTTACCCACATAAGGCAGGTTGATACGGGCCTTTTGGGGCGGCATAGGCTTTGCAACGCTTTACCGCCCACGGAGGCCTCCTTTGTTTTCGAAAATCCTGATTGCCAATCGCGGTGAGATCGCCTGCCGCGTCATTCAGACCGCTCGCAAGATGGGAATCGCGACTGTCGCGGTGTACTCCGACGCTGATCGCAACGCGCCCTTTGTGCGCATGGCGGACGAAGCGGTCCACATTGGACCGTCGCCTGCGGCTGAAAGCTATCTGCTTCCTGAAAAGATCATCGCGGCGTGCAAGGAAACAGGCGCCGAGGCGGTGCATCCAGGTTATGGCTTCCTGTCGGAACGGGCGAGCTTTGTAGAAGCTCTCGAAGCGGAAAACATCGCGTTCATCGGTCCGCCTCCCGGCGCAATCGCGGCCATGGGCGACAAGATCGAATCCAAGAAGCTTGCTGAAAAAGCGGGCGTGAATGTCGTGCCCG includes these proteins:
- the scpA gene encoding methylmalonyl-CoA mutase, yielding MTDTNDLPPTPADWKALADKESKGRDLTWQTPEGFEIKPLYTAEDHVDFDPGLPGFAPFTRGVKASMYAGRPWTIRQYAGFSTAEESNAFYRRNLAMGQKGLSVAFDLATHRGYDSDHPRVVGDVGKAGVAIDTVADMEILFDQIPLDTMSVSMTMNGAVIPVLAFYIVSAERSGVSQDKLSGTIQNDILKEFMVRNTYIYPPEPSMRIVSDIIAYTSANMPKFNSISISGYHMHEAGATAVQELAFTIADGKEYAVRAMETGLDIDAFAGRLSFFFGIGMNFFMEIAKLRAARTLWYRVMDGLGAKSERSKMLRTHCQTSGVSLQEQDPYNNVIRTTIEAMAATLGGTQSLHTNALDEAIALPTDFSARIARNTQLVLQEESGITNVVDPLGGSHYIEALTATLVEEAEKLIAVVDEAGGMTAYVATGAPKAAIERAAAEKQTMVDQGQTVIVGVNKYRKDEEDPIDTLDIDNAKVRKSQIARIEKVRAGRDEAACQAALTALTEAAQTDPVAARAALGDGRDERGIPLPPSRIAEMEAKGEVNLLAKAVEAARADATLGEISMAMEKAFGRHDATPKPVSGVYKSAYEFDRRWAQVTDGVDAVERRLGRKPKIMVAKMGQDGHDRGANVIASAFTDMGFEVISGPLFQTPEETRDMALAANVDVIGASSLAAGHKTLIPELIRLLRDAGRGDIKVTAGGVIPPQDYDFLREAGVQGIYGPGSNVVECAADILTLLGHNMPPLGEGLDEAAE
- a CDS encoding alpha/beta hydrolase, whose translation is MRLSRFAAFAALVLAGPLIAEEPSPISLGEAHVVTTHDSERRINVLLPLDYEESDNAYPLVFVLDGGEAQDIYLAHGIHTWNQLWGRSQPAIIIGVETVDRQRELLPPSASPQERERYPTAGEADAFRQWLIDDVMPMVRARYRENGTAILVGESAAGHFVAETWMTRPEAFDAYAALSPSLQWDNQSLSRKLSGEPPIMRPPLFLSLADEGGATEEGALRFVNAAGDAVCFADRRSSHVRHANTMHQLLADALQFLLPTDADWLEEYGFVVECSEVGETK
- the bioB gene encoding biotin synthase BioB; amino-acid sequence: MTTIRTDWTRDEIADLFDLPFTELLFRAASVHRENHPPEQIQLCTLLSIKTGGCPEDCGYCSQSVKADSGVEATKLMDVQAVLQRAAQAKDAGSQRFCMGAAWRKPKDRDMPAIVEIVKGVRDMGLETCMTLGMLKPHQAEMLAEAGLDYYNHNIDSSPEYYERVISTRDFQCRLDTLDHVRSAGINVCSGGIVGMGEARDDRVGFIHTLATLPAHPESVPVNALVPVKGTVLGDMLADTPLAKIDDIEFVRTVAVARITMPMSMVRLSAGRESMSEATQALCFLAGANSIFTGDKLLTAPNAGDDSDGALFAKLGLTALQGEEPARGCKVSEPA
- a CDS encoding DUF3445 domain-containing protein gives rise to the protein MSLGFSVDSLLPRARGGGQLRMGLVRLTEEQWLQSDPDLGSRRIAFAEWPEGVQLTPEAEEPGSELAAMLGVDGGLAGAALGSHEDMCLLTKREKDDQYRLIGAAVAWPSDWRPADKIGLPLRALHAPIAGYEEQLATGVDRFMETLKPGTIYGRCNWFIAATGDRRWLEQRPAVEAFADVTPANAGETLFVRSERQTLRRLPETGAILFTIGIYVEPLAALSPDNISRLAEAAKSLVAGEGDRRGAPAYADALVRYADRLPHTGATIPSLPT